From the genome of Parazoarcus communis, one region includes:
- a CDS encoding DUF808 domain-containing protein: MAGASLLALLDDIATVLDDVAVMTKVAAKKTAGVLGDDLALNAEQVSGVRAERELPVVWAVAKGSMLNKVILVPAALAISAFIPWLVTPLLILGGLFLCYEGVEKLAHKFLHDPAEDAAHHAKQLAAVADESVDLAEFEADKIKGAIRTDFVLSAEIIVIALGTVTGQPFVTQLTVLSAIAVLITVAVYGLVAGIVKMDDVGQHLLEKTSAVWQLVGRGLLLAAPRLMKALAVIGTAAMFMVGGGILTHGVPLLHHGIENAAEVAGAVAGIGGVLGVATPLVLDVVVGIIAGALTLAALRLVGKVRTAFGLGAEGPSGKG; the protein is encoded by the coding sequence ATGGCCGGAGCCAGTCTGCTTGCCCTGTTGGATGACATTGCGACCGTCCTTGACGATGTCGCGGTAATGACCAAGGTCGCTGCCAAGAAAACGGCTGGTGTGCTCGGCGACGACCTTGCGCTCAATGCCGAGCAGGTTTCGGGCGTGCGAGCCGAGCGCGAACTGCCGGTGGTGTGGGCGGTTGCGAAGGGGTCAATGCTGAACAAGGTGATTCTGGTGCCGGCGGCACTGGCGATCAGCGCCTTCATCCCCTGGCTGGTGACGCCGCTTCTGATACTGGGGGGGCTGTTCCTGTGCTACGAAGGTGTCGAGAAGCTGGCGCACAAGTTTCTGCACGATCCGGCCGAGGATGCTGCTCACCATGCCAAGCAACTGGCGGCGGTGGCGGATGAAAGTGTTGATCTGGCCGAGTTTGAAGCGGACAAGATCAAGGGGGCGATCCGCACCGACTTTGTGCTCTCGGCCGAGATCATCGTGATCGCACTGGGTACCGTGACCGGTCAGCCCTTCGTGACCCAGCTTACGGTCTTGTCGGCTATTGCGGTGCTGATCACGGTTGCGGTGTACGGCCTGGTGGCGGGCATCGTGAAGATGGACGATGTCGGTCAGCACCTGCTGGAGAAGACGAGCGCTGTCTGGCAACTTGTCGGACGCGGGCTGCTGCTGGCGGCGCCCCGCCTGATGAAGGCGCTTGCGGTCATCGGAACGGCGGCCATGTTCATGGTGGGAGGCGGCATCCTGACCCATGGTGTTCCGCTGCTGCACCATGGTATCGAAAACGCTGCAGAGGTGGCCGGCGCGGTGGCCGGCATCGGCGGTGTGCTGGGTGTGGCAACACCGCTTGTGCTCGACGTGGTGGTCGGCATCATCGCGGGCGCCCTGACCCTGGCTGCGCTCAGGCTTGTCGGCAAGGTCCGCACGGCGTTTGGCCTTGGCGCCGAGGGTCCGTCCGGCAAGGGCTGA
- a CDS encoding LysR family transcriptional regulator has product MAAFACVVDCGSFSAAARRMGLTPSAVSRQVARLEAVLQVRLLERTTRKLRLTDAGTAAYARCQDMVSAAREVLALSDTHTAEPRGLVRVSMAKALGRLVIHPLMPEFLRRYPEVDVQMVVTDRTVDLFEEAIDLAIRVTDAPPPGLAGRPLMHIRHIVCATPQYLADAGTPSHPHDLAQHRCLYLGEDERDRHWRFDRAGDSARVKVSGRYVANHSEIRLEGALQHLGIASLPEFTARAALQRGTLIEVLPGWEHRTEYAGTAWLLYPSNRFLPAKLRVWIDYLVEKLATDTKAPGMPR; this is encoded by the coding sequence ATGGCAGCCTTCGCCTGCGTGGTCGACTGCGGCAGCTTCTCGGCTGCTGCGCGGCGCATGGGGCTCACCCCGTCGGCAGTCAGTCGTCAGGTGGCGCGACTGGAAGCCGTGCTGCAAGTGCGACTGCTTGAGCGAACGACGCGCAAGCTGCGCCTGACCGACGCCGGGACTGCCGCATATGCCCGCTGTCAGGACATGGTGTCGGCCGCGCGCGAAGTCCTGGCGCTGAGCGATACCCACACGGCCGAGCCTCGCGGCCTGGTGCGCGTGAGCATGGCCAAGGCGCTGGGGCGTCTGGTCATCCATCCCCTGATGCCCGAGTTCCTGCGCCGCTATCCGGAGGTGGACGTGCAGATGGTGGTGACCGACCGCACCGTGGACCTGTTTGAAGAGGCCATCGACCTCGCCATCCGCGTCACCGATGCGCCGCCGCCGGGCCTCGCGGGACGGCCCTTGATGCACATCCGCCACATCGTCTGCGCCACCCCGCAGTATCTGGCAGACGCAGGCACGCCCTCCCACCCGCATGACCTGGCGCAGCATCGTTGCCTGTATCTCGGGGAGGATGAACGCGACCGCCACTGGCGCTTTGATCGCGCAGGAGACAGCGCCCGCGTCAAGGTGAGTGGCCGCTATGTTGCCAATCACAGCGAGATCAGGCTTGAAGGCGCACTGCAGCACCTTGGTATCGCCAGCCTGCCCGAATTCACTGCGCGGGCAGCGCTGCAGCGCGGAACACTGATCGAAGTGCTCCCGGGCTGGGAGCACAGGACCGAATACGCCGGCACGGCGTGGTTGCTCTATCCCTCAAACCGCTTTTTGCCGGCAAAGCTGCGAGTCTGGATCGATTATCTGGTGGAAAAACTGGCCACTGACACCAAGGCGCCGGGAATGCCGCGCTGA
- a CDS encoding methyltransferase family protein: MSALQLKLPPPVVAALVALAMWHLAYLPPEAQSTPLQLAIGGPIALAGGLISASGILTFWLARTTINPMHPERTSSLVTTGVFRLSRNPMYLGLVITLAGWAVHLPLSAAVLGPPVFALYIHHFQILPEERILASVFGVEYENYKTKARRWL; the protein is encoded by the coding sequence ATGTCAGCCCTGCAACTCAAACTACCGCCTCCTGTCGTCGCTGCGCTTGTCGCCCTGGCAATGTGGCACCTTGCCTACCTGCCTCCCGAGGCGCAGTCCACACCCTTGCAACTGGCGATAGGCGGCCCGATTGCCCTCGCTGGGGGCCTCATCAGCGCAAGCGGCATACTGACCTTCTGGCTTGCGCGCACGACGATCAACCCGATGCATCCGGAGAGGACGTCATCCCTCGTCACCACGGGTGTTTTCCGGCTGAGCCGCAATCCGATGTATCTCGGGCTCGTGATCACACTCGCAGGCTGGGCGGTTCATCTGCCCCTGTCCGCAGCCGTCCTCGGCCCGCCGGTCTTTGCGCTCTACATCCACCATTTTCAGATCCTGCCCGAGGAACGAATCCTCGCCTCGGTTTTTGGCGTGGAGTACGAAAACTACAAGACCAAGGCCCGGCGCTGGCTCTGA
- the ngg gene encoding N-acetylglutaminylglutamine synthetase: MIRKQLARVRRAGNQALHLPAGQPEAVAMPEDVIVECGWGRWLPAQTWRDPAALASQLLLERAGQRDIAFYVEKPQVVVGSAPQQLFLDPSDAFRLQLSAYRAQRATRRGFNVRRLRTRADVAAINALYRMRRMVPVDPQRVWRERASRVITYALAEDRCTGEVIGVAMGMDHVEAFADPQAGSSLWALAVAPQATYPGVGEALVRYLAEHYLARGRAWMDVSVLHDNVQAISLYEKLGFQRIPAFAVKRRNAINEALFTGPSEGLEGLNPYARLIVDEAIRRGIHAEILDAEGGYFRLTLGGRSIVCRESLSELTSAIAMSRCQDKRVTLKLLAAEGVSVPAQIGADDPAARAAFLARYGAVVVKPVEGEQGKGISVNLTAADEVTAAVERAHGFCDRVIVEQFCSGEDLRIVVIDFRVVAAAVRRPPVVVGDGESSVQTLVEKQSRRRAAATGGESKIPLDDEAERCIRSQGWTLSSVLPAETRLRVRNTANLHTGGTIHDVTADLHPALREAAEKAARVLDIPVTGLDFLVPAVDGPDYVIIEANERPGLANHEPQPTAERFVDLLFPRSRQLTGELHT; the protein is encoded by the coding sequence ATGATCCGCAAACAGCTTGCGCGCGTGAGACGCGCCGGAAATCAGGCGCTGCATCTGCCCGCCGGTCAGCCCGAAGCCGTGGCGATGCCGGAGGATGTCATCGTGGAGTGTGGCTGGGGGCGCTGGCTGCCGGCACAGACCTGGCGCGATCCGGCCGCGCTCGCCAGCCAGTTGTTGCTTGAGCGTGCGGGCCAGCGTGATATTGCCTTCTATGTCGAAAAGCCGCAGGTGGTCGTGGGCTCCGCGCCGCAACAGCTCTTTCTCGACCCGTCCGATGCCTTCCGCCTGCAATTGAGCGCCTATCGCGCTCAACGCGCGACGCGTCGCGGATTCAATGTGCGGCGTTTGCGCACCCGCGCCGATGTGGCCGCGATCAATGCCCTGTACCGGATGCGACGCATGGTGCCGGTCGATCCGCAACGGGTGTGGCGTGAGCGCGCGAGCCGGGTGATCACCTATGCGCTGGCCGAAGATCGCTGCACCGGCGAGGTGATCGGCGTGGCAATGGGCATGGATCATGTCGAAGCCTTTGCCGACCCCCAGGCCGGTTCCAGTCTGTGGGCGCTGGCTGTGGCACCGCAGGCGACCTATCCCGGCGTGGGTGAGGCGCTGGTGCGCTATCTCGCCGAGCACTACCTCGCACGTGGCCGGGCATGGATGGACGTTTCGGTGTTGCACGACAACGTGCAGGCGATCAGTCTGTATGAAAAGCTCGGCTTTCAGCGGATTCCGGCGTTTGCAGTGAAGCGGCGCAATGCGATCAACGAGGCGCTGTTTACCGGCCCGTCTGAGGGCCTCGAGGGGCTCAACCCGTATGCGCGGCTGATTGTCGACGAGGCCATACGGCGCGGCATTCACGCCGAGATTCTGGATGCCGAGGGCGGGTACTTCCGCCTGACACTGGGCGGGCGCAGCATCGTCTGTCGCGAGTCGCTCTCCGAGCTGACCTCGGCCATCGCAATGAGCCGGTGCCAGGACAAGCGCGTGACGCTGAAACTGCTGGCGGCAGAAGGGGTCAGCGTACCGGCCCAGATCGGTGCCGATGATCCCGCCGCGCGCGCCGCATTTCTGGCCAGGTATGGCGCAGTCGTGGTGAAGCCGGTCGAGGGTGAGCAGGGCAAGGGTATCAGCGTCAATCTCACGGCCGCGGATGAAGTCACGGCTGCGGTGGAGCGTGCGCATGGTTTCTGCGATCGCGTCATCGTCGAGCAGTTCTGCAGCGGCGAGGATCTGCGCATCGTCGTCATCGATTTTCGCGTGGTGGCCGCTGCAGTGAGGCGCCCGCCAGTGGTGGTCGGCGATGGTGAGAGTTCGGTGCAGACCCTGGTCGAGAAGCAGAGTCGGCGTCGCGCCGCGGCCACAGGGGGCGAGTCGAAGATTCCCCTCGATGACGAAGCCGAGCGCTGCATTCGTTCGCAAGGCTGGACGCTGTCCTCCGTGCTGCCCGCCGAAACCCGTCTGCGGGTGCGCAACACTGCCAATCTGCACACCGGTGGCACCATTCACGATGTGACTGCGGACTTGCACCCGGCCTTGCGCGAAGCCGCCGAAAAGGCTGCCCGCGTGCTCGATATTCCAGTGACCGGGCTCGACTTTCTGGTGCCGGCGGTCGATGGCCCGGATTACGTCATCATCGAGGCCAACGAACGCCCCGGGCTCGCAAACCATGAGCCTCAGCCCACCGCGGAGCGCTTTGTCGACCTGCTGTTTCCGCGCAGTCGGCAGCTCACAGGAGAACTTCATACATGA
- a CDS encoding N-acetylglutaminylglutamine amidotransferase, producing the protein MCGIAGEVRFDGQTPDLSAISRMNEHQQRRGPDNGGVFAQGAQAWGHRRLKIMDLSESAQQPMVDPQLGLGIVFNGAIYNHPELRRELEGKGYQFFSHGDTEVLLKAYHAWGPDFVQRLNGMFAFALWERDSGKVLLGRDRLGIKPLYYAELPGGLRFASSLPALLKAGGVDTSIDPAALNFYLSFHAVVPAPYTLLSGVRKLPPGTLMSIEADGRRTERSFWSLVYPQDAADENRSFEEWTEILLDSLRGAVKRRLVADVPVGALLSGGVDSSLIVGLMSEAGVKDLRTYNVGFEDVGGEKGNEFEYADIVAREFGTIHERIFVPESELLTRLPEAVDAMNEPMVSHDCIGFYLLSEAVSRHSKVVQSGQGADEVFGGYHWYPKVANSNDPVADYLAAFRDRDFEEYSRVVSPAYQGVDCSGAFVAASFNGPGAHDPVDKALRLDTTIMLVDDPVKRVDNMTMAFGLEARVPFLDHELVELAARIPSRHKLSHGGKGVLKEAARKVIPSAVIDRPKGYFPVPALKYLQGPVLERVRDSLSSRSARERGLFRKDYVDTLLADPMAHITPLRGSKLWQLGLLEWWLQTHVS; encoded by the coding sequence ATGTGTGGAATTGCAGGTGAGGTGAGATTCGATGGGCAGACGCCCGATCTGAGCGCCATTTCGCGGATGAACGAACATCAGCAGCGGCGTGGTCCGGACAACGGCGGCGTGTTTGCGCAGGGCGCACAGGCTTGGGGCCACCGGCGACTCAAGATCATGGACCTCTCCGAATCTGCGCAGCAGCCGATGGTGGATCCTCAACTCGGCCTTGGCATCGTGTTCAACGGTGCGATCTACAATCACCCCGAACTGCGGCGTGAACTTGAAGGCAAGGGTTATCAGTTTTTCTCGCACGGCGACACGGAGGTCCTGCTGAAGGCCTATCACGCCTGGGGGCCGGACTTCGTGCAGCGCCTCAATGGCATGTTTGCGTTTGCGCTCTGGGAGCGCGACAGCGGCAAGGTGCTGCTTGGCCGCGACCGGCTTGGCATCAAGCCGCTGTATTACGCTGAACTGCCGGGCGGACTGCGCTTTGCATCCAGCCTGCCGGCCTTGCTCAAGGCGGGTGGGGTGGACACGAGCATCGATCCGGCCGCGCTCAACTTCTATCTGTCTTTTCATGCGGTGGTTCCGGCGCCTTACACGCTGCTGTCGGGGGTGCGCAAACTGCCGCCCGGCACGCTGATGAGCATCGAAGCGGATGGGCGACGCACCGAACGCAGCTTCTGGTCGCTGGTGTATCCGCAGGATGCAGCCGACGAGAACCGCAGCTTCGAAGAATGGACCGAGATTCTGCTCGACAGTCTGCGAGGCGCGGTCAAGCGGAGGCTGGTGGCGGATGTGCCGGTCGGCGCCCTGCTCTCCGGCGGGGTTGATTCAAGCCTGATCGTGGGCCTGATGTCCGAGGCCGGGGTGAAGGATCTGCGCACCTACAACGTCGGTTTCGAGGATGTGGGCGGCGAGAAGGGCAACGAGTTCGAGTATGCGGACATCGTCGCGCGTGAGTTCGGCACGATTCATGAGCGCATCTTCGTGCCCGAGTCCGAATTGCTCACCCGCCTGCCCGAGGCGGTCGATGCGATGAACGAGCCCATGGTCAGCCACGACTGCATCGGCTTCTATCTGCTCTCCGAAGCGGTGTCGCGCCACAGCAAGGTGGTGCAGAGCGGGCAGGGCGCGGACGAAGTGTTCGGTGGCTATCACTGGTATCCGAAGGTCGCCAACAGCAATGATCCGGTGGCAGATTATCTTGCGGCCTTCCGCGACCGGGATTTTGAAGAGTACAGCCGTGTCGTGAGTCCGGCCTATCAGGGTGTGGACTGCAGCGGCGCCTTCGTTGCCGCCAGCTTCAACGGGCCCGGAGCGCACGATCCGGTGGACAAGGCCTTGCGCCTGGATACCACGATCATGCTGGTGGACGATCCGGTGAAACGGGTTGACAACATGACGATGGCGTTCGGGCTCGAGGCGCGCGTACCCTTCCTTGACCACGAGCTGGTCGAACTCGCTGCCCGTATTCCCTCGCGTCACAAGCTGTCCCATGGGGGCAAGGGTGTGCTCAAGGAGGCGGCGCGCAAGGTCATTCCGTCGGCGGTCATCGACCGTCCCAAGGGCTACTTCCCGGTGCCGGCGCTCAAGTATCTTCAGGGGCCGGTGCTGGAGCGGGTCCGGGATTCGTTGAGCAGCCGCTCGGCGCGGGAGCGCGGGCTGTTCCGCAAGGACTACGTCGACACGTTGCTGGCCGATCCGATGGCGCACATCACGCCCTTGCGCGGCTCCAAGCTCTGGCAGCTCGGCCTGCTCGAGTGGTGGCTTCAGACGCATGTTTCCTGA
- a CDS encoding DMT family transporter — MSIRVGSVPQGLLRASDVAMILVAIVWGSSYGVAKSALVFYPVLGFLAVRFILTFALLLPSVLRASARQQRDAIRTGLPLGALMLAIFLCETFGVANTQASNAAFLISLCVVFTPFVEWSMERVRPPRAMFLFAGVSLAGALLLSGGLSGTLGFGDCLMLAAALLRAITVCQTSRLTRGSTAPALVLTAVQAAVVGFGSLGLAVLAFDGLPALPAEAAFWQSTAYLVLGCTLFAFYVQNWALRHSSPSRVALLTSSEPVFGALFAVFWLGESLSVAGWLGGGLMVLAALWACAR, encoded by the coding sequence ATGTCGATACGTGTTGGCTCCGTGCCCCAAGGTCTGCTCCGTGCGTCCGATGTCGCCATGATTCTCGTGGCGATTGTCTGGGGGAGCAGTTACGGCGTCGCCAAGAGCGCCCTGGTCTTCTATCCCGTACTGGGCTTTCTTGCGGTGCGCTTCATTCTGACCTTTGCCCTGCTGCTGCCGTCCGTGCTGCGTGCGTCGGCCCGGCAGCAGCGCGATGCGATTCGTACCGGGCTGCCGCTCGGTGCGCTGATGCTGGCGATCTTTCTGTGTGAAACCTTCGGGGTGGCGAACACACAGGCCAGCAACGCTGCGTTCCTGATCAGCCTGTGCGTGGTATTCACGCCATTTGTCGAGTGGTCGATGGAGCGAGTCCGCCCGCCGCGGGCCATGTTCCTGTTTGCCGGTGTGTCCCTGGCGGGCGCACTGCTGCTCAGCGGCGGACTGTCGGGCACGCTCGGATTCGGGGACTGCCTGATGCTTGCAGCCGCGCTGTTGCGTGCGATCACCGTCTGCCAGACGAGCAGGCTGACTCGCGGCAGCACTGCGCCAGCGCTGGTGCTGACGGCGGTTCAGGCTGCAGTCGTTGGTTTTGGCAGCCTGGGGCTGGCCGTTCTTGCATTCGATGGTTTGCCCGCGCTGCCCGCGGAAGCCGCATTCTGGCAATCCACCGCCTATCTGGTTCTTGGCTGCACCCTGTTTGCCTTCTACGTCCAGAACTGGGCCCTCAGGCACAGCTCGCCGAGCCGGGTGGCCTTGCTGACCAGCAGCGAACCGGTGTTTGGTGCGCTCTTTGCGGTGTTCTGGCTTGGGGAAAGCCTCAGTGTTGCGGGCTGGCTGGGTGGTGGTTTGATGGTTCTTGCTGCACTGTGGGCGTGTGCGAGATGA
- a CDS encoding GatB/YqeY domain-containing protein has translation MSLLAQLKKDSLLARKAADSVRATLLSTLIGEAEMVGKNAGNRESSDDEVQQTIRKFLKNNQEALAVIKDEARLAILRTESDILASYLPAMASEAEVKAFIAETVAGLADRSPKSMGTVMGALKAKYGTNFDAKQANAWVREALAG, from the coding sequence ATGAGCCTCCTGGCACAACTGAAAAAGGATTCATTGCTTGCACGCAAAGCGGCAGACAGCGTTCGCGCCACGCTGCTGAGCACCCTGATCGGCGAGGCCGAGATGGTGGGCAAGAACGCCGGCAACCGTGAAAGCAGTGACGACGAAGTGCAGCAGACCATCCGCAAGTTCCTCAAGAACAATCAGGAAGCGCTTGCAGTGATCAAGGATGAAGCTCGGCTTGCCATTCTGCGCACCGAGTCCGACATCCTTGCGAGCTATCTCCCGGCCATGGCGTCGGAAGCCGAAGTGAAGGCCTTCATTGCGGAAACCGTCGCGGGTCTCGCCGATCGCAGCCCGAAGTCGATGGGTACCGTGATGGGTGCGCTGAAGGCAAAGTACGGAACCAACTTCGATGCCAAGCAGGCCAACGCCTGGGTGCGTGAGGCCCTGGCCGGCTGA
- a CDS encoding pirin family protein, whose product MSNPTRQVEHDCTAAQGCGAIEHIIQPRDKDLGGFSVRRTLPTAQRKMVGPWIFFDHMGPAEFPAGKGINVRPHPHVNIATVTYLFEGEILHRDSLGSLQAIRPGDINLMVAGSGIVHSERERPELTAVPHRLHGLQLWLALPEKDEEIDAAFHHYPAAAIPSVTVEGVPVRVMMGSAFGVSSPVKVFAETLYLEAHLHAGQSLALPAAEERAVYVAQGSLKAQGTDIPEHSMAVFANVAGVVLEATRESRIAIIGGEHLGTRFIDWNFVSSRKARIEQARQDWKAGRFPKVPGDETEFIPLPE is encoded by the coding sequence ATGAGCAACCCGACCCGGCAGGTGGAGCACGACTGCACCGCAGCGCAAGGCTGCGGCGCGATTGAACACATCATCCAGCCCCGCGACAAGGATCTGGGCGGATTCTCGGTGCGGCGGACGCTACCCACCGCACAGCGCAAGATGGTGGGCCCGTGGATCTTCTTCGATCACATGGGGCCGGCGGAATTTCCGGCCGGTAAGGGCATCAATGTCAGGCCGCACCCGCACGTCAACATCGCCACCGTCACCTATCTGTTCGAAGGCGAGATCCTGCACCGTGACTCGCTCGGCAGCCTGCAGGCCATACGCCCCGGCGACATCAACCTGATGGTGGCAGGCAGCGGCATCGTGCATTCCGAGCGCGAACGTCCGGAACTGACCGCCGTGCCGCATCGCCTGCACGGCCTTCAACTCTGGCTCGCGCTGCCGGAAAAGGACGAAGAAATCGACGCCGCCTTCCATCACTACCCCGCAGCGGCGATCCCTTCGGTCACGGTCGAGGGCGTCCCAGTGCGCGTCATGATGGGCTCGGCCTTCGGAGTCAGCTCCCCGGTGAAGGTCTTTGCCGAAACCCTGTACCTGGAAGCCCATCTGCACGCGGGTCAGTCGCTTGCGCTGCCTGCGGCTGAAGAGCGTGCGGTGTATGTGGCCCAGGGCAGTCTGAAGGCCCAGGGCACCGACATACCCGAGCATTCGATGGCAGTGTTCGCCAATGTCGCAGGTGTCGTCCTGGAGGCGACCCGTGAATCGCGCATCGCGATCATTGGTGGTGAGCACCTTGGCACGCGCTTCATCGACTGGAACTTCGTCTCCAGCCGCAAGGCGCGTATCGAGCAGGCGCGGCAGGACTGGAAGGCTGGCCGGTTTCCCAAGGTGCCTGGTGACGAGACGGAGTTCATCCCCTTGCCCGAGTGA
- a CDS encoding HPP family protein, with protein MAGRLRPMTGVPRRVWAARHGFLPNQQHVNGQERLRAAFGALLGLFTTALLGRLFVDAAALPWIIAPMGASAVLLFAVPASPLAQPWAMLGGNLLAAVIGVACARGIPEPMMAAAVAVSAAIGLMFVLRCIHPPAGAVALTAVVGGPAIEGLGFGFVIYPVLINSVCLLTLAVLYNRATGREYPQRKAVIAGAEPAGAAPSSLGGLATEDLDAVLDEYNQVLDVSREDLRDLFLRAEAHAYRRRFGSVSCADVMTRAVISVEYGTLLEEAWEVMQRHQIKALPVVDRARRVVGMMTRADLMRRAGPGGYRGFDERLRRFVRRSGRTHSDKAEVVGQVMSTPVQTAEELTPLIDVIALLGGAGHSHIPIVDHEGRLSGIVTPRDLIAELYRGRLAVTA; from the coding sequence ATGGCCGGGCGTCTGCGCCCCATGACGGGGGTGCCGCGTCGCGTCTGGGCGGCACGCCACGGATTTCTGCCAAACCAGCAGCACGTCAACGGGCAGGAGCGTCTGCGTGCAGCGTTCGGTGCCTTGCTCGGGCTGTTCACAACCGCCTTGCTCGGACGCCTGTTTGTCGATGCGGCTGCATTGCCCTGGATCATCGCGCCGATGGGCGCCTCCGCCGTGCTGCTGTTCGCCGTACCGGCGAGTCCGCTGGCACAGCCGTGGGCAATGCTCGGCGGCAACCTGCTGGCGGCGGTGATCGGCGTCGCGTGCGCGCGTGGGATTCCGGAGCCGATGATGGCCGCTGCGGTCGCGGTCTCCGCTGCAATCGGTCTGATGTTCGTGCTGCGCTGCATTCATCCGCCAGCCGGCGCGGTGGCGCTGACCGCAGTGGTCGGTGGCCCCGCGATCGAGGGCCTCGGCTTCGGCTTCGTGATCTATCCCGTACTGATCAATTCCGTCTGCCTGCTCACGCTGGCGGTGCTCTACAACCGCGCGACCGGGCGTGAGTACCCGCAACGAAAGGCCGTGATCGCTGGCGCCGAACCGGCGGGCGCTGCACCCTCATCGCTCGGGGGGCTGGCTACGGAGGATCTGGATGCGGTACTCGACGAGTACAACCAGGTGCTCGACGTCAGCCGCGAAGACCTGCGGGACCTGTTTCTGCGCGCAGAAGCACATGCTTACCGGCGCCGCTTCGGCAGTGTGAGCTGTGCTGACGTGATGACGCGAGCCGTGATCTCGGTCGAGTATGGAACCCTGCTTGAAGAGGCCTGGGAGGTGATGCAGCGACACCAGATCAAGGCCTTGCCGGTGGTGGACAGGGCGCGGCGGGTTGTGGGCATGATGACCCGCGCCGACCTGATGAGACGGGCCGGTCCTGGAGGCTATCGCGGATTCGACGAGCGCCTGCGGCGCTTTGTCCGCCGCAGCGGACGCACGCACAGCGACAAGGCCGAGGTTGTCGGTCAGGTCATGAGTACGCCGGTACAGACGGCGGAAGAGCTCACGCCATTGATCGATGTGATTGCATTGCTGGGCGGCGCGGGGCACAGCCATATACCCATCGTGGATCACGAAGGCCGGCTGAGCGGCATCGTCACCCCACGCGATCTGATTGCCGAACTGTACCGGGGGCGGCTTGCGGTAACGGCGTGA
- a CDS encoding osmoprotectant NAGGN system M42 family peptidase, which translates to MTQKIPPIDYEYLEETMLQLLAIPSPVGLTDAVVRYAAGRLEALEISYELTRRGAIRGTLRGREAQPARAIVAHLDTLGGMVRSLKSNGRLEIVPIGHWSSRFAEGSRLTIFTDSGHVRGTCLPLKTSGHAFGGEVDTQPVGWEFVEVRVDLPVADKAGLEQAGINVGDWIAFDPEPEILASGYINSRYLDDKAAVAALLTACKAVRDHKLQLPVDVHPLLTITEEVGSGASAALHGEIAEMLSLDISIAAPGQNTSEHAATICMQDMSGPFDYHLTHKLISLAKENDIAHRRDIFRYYRSDSAAAVEAGNDIRTALIGFGADASHGQERTHRDALVALTQLVIAYMISEPVARRDSHSMGSLEGFTEQLRPQDMVLPTTPLPTPEEFLDAPFSVTPSERL; encoded by the coding sequence ATGACGCAGAAAATACCGCCGATCGATTACGAGTACCTCGAGGAAACCATGCTGCAACTGCTGGCCATCCCCAGTCCGGTCGGGCTTACGGATGCCGTGGTGCGCTATGCGGCGGGGCGCCTGGAAGCGCTCGAGATTTCCTACGAACTGACGCGCCGTGGCGCGATTCGCGGCACCTTGCGCGGACGCGAAGCACAGCCTGCACGCGCCATCGTTGCCCACCTCGACACCCTTGGCGGCATGGTGCGCAGTCTCAAGTCCAATGGTCGGCTCGAGATCGTGCCGATCGGGCACTGGTCCTCGCGCTTCGCCGAAGGCTCGCGGCTGACGATCTTTACCGACAGCGGTCATGTGCGGGGAACCTGCCTCCCGCTCAAGACATCGGGGCACGCCTTCGGTGGCGAGGTCGATACCCAGCCTGTCGGCTGGGAGTTCGTCGAGGTCAGGGTCGATCTGCCCGTCGCCGACAAGGCGGGTCTTGAGCAGGCCGGTATCAATGTCGGCGATTGGATCGCTTTCGACCCCGAGCCCGAAATCCTGGCCAGCGGCTATATCAACTCGCGCTACCTCGATGACAAGGCCGCGGTGGCCGCACTGCTCACCGCATGCAAGGCGGTGCGTGATCACAAGCTGCAGCTGCCGGTCGATGTGCATCCGCTGCTTACCATCACCGAAGAGGTCGGGTCGGGGGCGTCGGCCGCCTTGCACGGCGAGATTGCCGAAATGCTCAGCCTCGACATCTCCATCGCGGCGCCGGGACAGAATACCTCGGAGCATGCGGCGACGATCTGCATGCAGGACATGTCCGGACCCTTCGACTATCACCTGACGCACAAGCTGATCAGCCTGGCGAAGGAAAACGACATCGCCCATCGGCGCGATATTTTCCGCTACTACCGCTCCGACTCGGCGGCGGCTGTCGAAGCCGGAAACGACATTCGAACCGCGCTGATCGGCTTCGGTGCGGATGCCTCGCACGGGCAGGAGCGCACCCACCGTGATGCGCTGGTGGCGCTGACGCAGCTGGTGATTGCCTACATGATCAGCGAGCCGGTTGCGCGTCGTGACAGCCACTCGATGGGTTCGCTCGAAGGCTTCACCGAGCAGCTGCGTCCGCAGGACATGGTGCTGCCCACGACGCCGCTGCCGACGCCCGAGGAGTTTCTCGACGCGCCGTTTTCGGTGACGCCGTCAGAGCGGCTGTGA